The following coding sequences lie in one Flavobacterium cyclinae genomic window:
- a CDS encoding 2TM domain-containing protein translates to MKKDYEFEQYQKAQKRLKNIKGFYRHLYIFLIVMIILIFINLKYTPEVLWVIWVFLGAGIPVFIHGIKVFKLDTVFNSEWKDNKIQQLLEKDNLITNEMNTHNSNTIRTYQSNEYNNSNEGDIKYQEALKRVKKIKGFYTHSLVYLVINTMIVIINIQNLHEGESYFQMHNFFTAFFWGIGLVAHGLSVFLPNWIMGQNWEERKIKEIMEKEKANKWE, encoded by the coding sequence ATGAAAAAGGATTATGAATTTGAACAGTATCAAAAAGCTCAAAAAAGACTGAAAAATATTAAGGGTTTCTATAGACATCTATATATTTTCTTAATCGTAATGATTATTTTGATATTTATTAATTTAAAATATACACCCGAAGTATTATGGGTAATTTGGGTGTTTTTAGGCGCTGGAATCCCAGTTTTTATTCACGGAATTAAAGTTTTTAAGTTGGATACTGTTTTTAATTCGGAATGGAAAGACAATAAAATACAACAACTTTTAGAAAAAGATAATTTAATTACAAATGAAATGAATACTCATAACAGCAATACAATAAGAACCTATCAATCAAATGAATATAATAATTCAAACGAAGGTGATATTAAATACCAAGAAGCACTAAAAAGAGTTAAAAAGATTAAAGGGTTTTATACGCATAGTTTGGTTTATTTAGTAATCAATACGATGATTGTAATTATTAATATTCAAAACTTACATGAAGGAGAAAGTTATTTCCAAATGCATAATTTTTTCACAGCGTTTTTTTGGGGAATTGGGTTAGTCGCTCACGGACTTTCGGTTTTTTTGCCGAATTGGATTATGGGACAAAATTGGGAAGAACGTAAGATTAAAGAAATTATGGAGAAAGAAAAGGCGAATAAGTGGGAGTAA